The nucleotide sequence AACAATCATATTACTTTGTGATTGTCTATCATGCATTACCAGTTGAGGTTTGTACttgtattttaacaaaatacaagtacaaaaaaaagtcGTTGGCTGCACACAATCAGTTTGCACTTTGGACAACCCTACGCTATGTGATGTATGCTAATGGGATAAatggaaaaacacagacataattaggagagagaacaaagagcATCTTCAGGGTTTGGATATAGGAGAAGAAAGTGGAAATCAGGATATGACCCATTtagaaagaatgaaaaaaaaaaaaaacaagaatataaGGTTTGTGTGTTAACTGAAGATGGAGACAGATTCAGTCTCTTTTGTTCTGTGAAACACAGTGACAGAGGAAGGGTGTGGATGCGGCAGCTGAAACAAAGAGAAGGAGACGAAAAGCACCGAGCCAAGAACCAAGATGGAGAGTTCAAAAACCCGCGAGAACAAATGAGACATATCAGAGTGACAGAGCAATCGCAACTGACAAGAATGATTCAACAAGCCTGAAGGTTTCTGATTTAATTGTGTTTAATCTATTTTCAGGATATGCAAGTTTCTCTAATGGTCATTATAGGCTGTATTCTGCAAATGAGACAATTCTGTGCTCTCTCTGGTGCTGGGTTACATCCTCgatatttagaaacaaaaattttatttaggcTAATTACtataaagatgtttttcagactgTATCACTTCCATTTATTTGAATTGATAAATAATGTGCAAATTCTAATTTCAAAGAAGCCGCTCTTCACCCCTAAAAAGGCTGTAACCACAACTACTAAACTTTTCTGTTGTATTATACATCTTTAGGCAAAACATATTTAGGGTTCTTTGTGAATGACCCCATCAGGGTGCACAGACAGCCTCCGGACATGCCAGCTGACACCACAGCCTATTCCCTAGGCACCTACATGGGCTGAAACGGTGTCTGCTGAAAACAGCCAATATTGACTAAAAACATCTGCCCCTGTGCCTTCctctcaaaaacaaaaagttgaCAAAAGGAAAGGTGGCAATCATTAATAGCAAATATGGATCAGCCTGATGGGAAGCCTGCTTTGTAAAAGAACAGGTTTGCTGTGTTAGGAAAGAAGTGTCATAAATCCGAGCTGTAGTTAACCAGAGTTACCTACCTGCAGCTTAGTATAAGAGGCGTTGACCAGTCCATTTCTAAGAACAGAGTGCCAGTTCTCTATATGGGATCCACTAgagcaaacacacaaataataaaacagggtTGAGCAAAGTAAGAGCAACAGGATCACAATATGTTACTGTTACTAAAATCACTTATGGAGAAAAGCTTAGTTTAATCAGTTACTTATTACTTATCTACTTGAATTTGAATGTGTATATGAGATTACATGGTACTGGATTGATTGTATAGGACATTATAATTGGATATGAATTTGACCCATGTGTCTTGTACACTGCTGTAAgagaatatatatatagtgaattAAAATATACCTAATTTAAACTGAGCCGAATAGGAATCTTTATATAATATTGCATGGTCCTGGGCTGATTATACTGTATATTACATTATAATTAGATAATAACTGCACAATAACTGATAATTTTATAGAATCAAATATAACCAAATTGAACTGACCTGAATAGAATTGAGTGAACTATACTGATTTTTGTTTGCTATTTTAGTATTTTGTTCTTCTACATTTATACTTTATACCTGTattttttaaactctgttgataATTGGTTTTACCACCAGGCACTTAAGATTAGcaataaaaagtgtgaaatgtgttttttctatgTTTGATGTTTTGATTTGACCTCAAGTCTCAACTGTAGTACAATTTATACAAATTATGCAGGAGTGTTTAAAAATGCAGGATAATCTTCAGatgtcatttattatttataaattacatttttaaatatgcatGACTGCTGAATGGATCTCCCAGCATAGATATTTAAACTGTCTTAAAAAAACCAAATTGTTTCTTGGCTGAACTGgtgaaaatatttctttcttgCACTTTCACGATGACCTGCTTTATGCAAagatgtttatgttttgcacattttttgttAAGCTAAAATAAGAGGAAGGGTGCCCAtgttaaattaaacattcagCATCTTCATTTtgaattaatatatttaaagcatttacCAGCAGCAAAAGGGAGAGTGGTAGCTTTGTGTATGTGCTTTAGTTTCACATTGCTGCTGCCCAGATGGGTCGAGAGTATCTAAAATATTCAGCAGAGCCCCATCTGCTACAGTACAAATCTCTATCTCTCTCACACAAATATCACTGGCTCCATGTGCTGGCTTAGAAAGGCCCAAGAGTGTAGCCACTGCTTTGTCCTTTTGTTTGTAATGGTTTCAGAGGCACATTCATTATGATCAGGATCtcattataattaaaaaaattcagatgCTTACTGGAAAATTCTCCTGTTTTTCAAATATACTGATGGCAAAGAAAGATTttgataatgaaaaaaatagaatGATATAACATAGTTTGTTTAATAAGACATGGGTTGTTTCAGCTCTTCGTAAAGAAAATGTAGAGATAGCAGGAAACCTCTTTTGGCTAATGGTAGGGGTAACTTACTGGAAGGCAAAGGTGCTGCCATAGAGCTTCTTGGCGGTGCGAAAGCGGGCCTCCTTGGCTGGGGGACTGCTGAGCAACAGGAACTGGTGGGAGGTGTGCATGAATTTCAGTTGCTGTAATGacaccagagagagagagatagagagagtgTGGTGAAAAAAACATAGTGAAAGTGTATCCCAAAACCTAGCTTATTTCTGGAGATAAGAGGGGATGATGTCCTAAAGTCATACCCTGCTGAGAGGCAGCTTGACGATATGAGATCTATTACTGGAAATGATCCTGCGAAGAAACACAGAATTACTCATAATATCAAtagcatttattattattgttattttgacaatttttattattaataatagatGTTTAGTcatagtaatagtagtagtagtagtaatagtagtgtGGATGTATGTGGTATGTCaggtttaacatgttttttaaagggtaagAGTAAACACATTTTAGGAACAGATTCTCATCTCGTCCTCACCATTGCAACAGAGGATGGGCCAAAGGGTCCAGTTTGTCCATCTGTTTCTTGATCTCCAGATAAGAACCCTGAAAACAACAGAGAGGCATCTGctgtttttatgtctgtttgccaaaAATCAAATAAGTacttgaaaaacacaaaatgataaAGGCAGAATGTCTCTCTTTTGTACCTGGGTCATTTCACGAATGGACATGACACTGTCCAGTGCTTTCTGCAGTCTTTCATAATTCTTCTTCTGTGTCCAGGCGATATCAAACAAATGTGGAGGGGAAGGAAACAACAGtatgtttagaaacattattttcaGAATTTATCATAACAagcctttatttatacaggtaaatataaatacaactaAACATTGTGACAGTagcttattaaataaaatagacGGTGCAATTCTTAGTTTAAGTATAGAATTATTTGGAATAAAATTGCTTGTAATCACAGATGAAGCAGTCTGGATGCAAACCTTTGGGTTGAATGCAAGAGTTTTGGGATCATTTGGATCAACAACTGATGGGTAGGGCTCAAAGATGATGCTCTTGCGGGGGGACTCAAGTGCAGCTCGACACATAGCCACAAGTAGGTCCACAACCTGGGAAGGGTTAGGGAAGGTTTGTGCCAATTATTCTGATGTCTCTCAGAATACATAAAGATAAAAGTAACACTATTTAGGGCAAATAATGTAATGGTGTTTGTAAGTTCTGTGTGAGTTGCTATTTTTTATATATGAATGTCAACAATTTGATCTCCAATAACGCTACATGTTTAGGTTTATTGTCACCTCTGCTCCCGTGGCCACTTCTTCTGCAGCTCCAGACATCACACCCAAAGTGTAGAAGGAGAACACACACAGCTCCCTGGTGCACACAGCAGGCTGCATAAACACAGTGAAATCAGGATGAAATTCACAAACTAGCACCAAGAAATccatttataaaacaatagaCTGTACATAGAGATGTCTTTCATTTATgcttttaaatatatcaaaaaaaGTGTAAGAATCCAAATTGAATGTTAATACTAGAGTGTGTGATACCTTCAGCATGGACCCATTCTGAAAGACATGTTGTTCGTCACAGACCACACAGTACTCATTAAGTGTGGGGAGTCTCTGCTCTGAGTACTTCATTATCTATTACAAGATAAAGCACAGAGGATTTGCAAATTATAACGTCCAACTGCTGCACTCATGTTTACAAGAACAAAGGCTGCACAAATGGAAAGAATAGATACAGAAGAATAGGACCAGAGTGAGGCCAGTCTCTAGATTTACAGTCTTCTACATACAGTCCATCCTAAAATGTAttgtattaatgtattttatagggTTTTTATCTAAAAGATCAACACACAATTGTTACActgtcttcttcttttttttttacaaataaaatctgtgtgATGTTCAGATAATGGAAAGAGTACATTTGAATTATTAGCTAAAACAACCAAGATTTCTTTAATATCTCTGGAGCAGCTGTAAatatctacagctcaggtggaagaatctgttgacaggacaacgaCTAGTAACACCCTCCATAATCTGGTCTTAATGGTAGAGTGGTAAGAAGAACGCTATTTTTGAAAGTATGTCATAAGatgcaaaatttaacattttccacAAACCCTGTAGAGTTAGAAGATACtatggtcaaatgagaccaaaattcaaTGTTTTCAGCATTCATCTGTATTGTATCTCCTGCGCAtgatcaataaaaacaaactcagTTTCATGTATTAGTTTAGATGGTTTAGGCATCAGCCTAATATCCTTACGTTTAAATGCTATCTGAGCCTTTGTAAAACAGAGGAGTCATCAACCTCACCTTGAGGGAACAAGTTGCTGCTCTTTTCTGTATAAATTATCCAAGATTTACCCTTGAAAGACACAGTATAAATCACTTGTTTAAAGACATCAGCATGAAACTACTTCAACTTCATCATGCAAAAACAGCatcgatcacttaaacgttttcaAAAAGTGAGCTCCACTCATTGTGGCAGTAACATGATGCAGCTTTTCCTGGGAGAGAAGCTGGTTGCAGTTGACTGGAAGATAAATGGAACAAGGTACATTACAATCCTGGAATAAAATCTCTTGAAACTTGAAATTAggctggaggttcaccttccagcagagcaacaaccataaacatacagccagagctacaactgaatggtttagttcaaatcatattcattagttcgaatggctcagtcaaaatTTAGACATAAATCTAACTCAGAATTTTTGGCAAGCTTGAAAACTGCTGGTAACGGACAGTCCCCATCCAATCTAACTGAGCTTAacccattttgcaaagaataggcACAATTTTCAGTCTGCCGATGTGCAAACCCAGTAGAAACACACGCCAAAAGACTTTGTAAATGCAGCATAATATGGTTGCAGAACGTACTGTCTCAGGGGGATACAATACatttgccacacttttcagattgttattaaaaaaaaatgaaaaataatggatcttttccttctacttcacaattattcattACTTTGCGTAAAATCAAATacaatacaatgaagtttgtgatACTTGTatggttggttttatttagcttAAAACTCAAGCCCCTTAGTGACCAACCAAGCTTCACAGAATTGTATCCAAAACAATATCCAACAACTGAAACAGAAagtacaaatgtttttaatcatgGAGTGATATTTGCTTGGGATCTAACCTGCACTAAGAAGCCATACTCCAACGTAGGGATGTTCTTGCAGTGGCCGCCCGCCTGGgatgaaaaaaacaattcaatcAGCTGCCTCGTGGTAATCTGCGCTGGGGCCCTGGCCGCCGGGACAGCTACGGTCTGATGGGTCAAGTGAAGACAAAGCATTATGGGAAAGGGCACACCAGCTATGTTTCGGTACGGGTGAGGGGAAGGCTCAGGTGAAACAATGCAGGTGACAGGTGGACGGAGACAAGGGTGTGAGTGGGTGCAGCAGTAACAGCACACAGTAAAACTTAAATTAActaaaaatatgtttcaaaATAACAGGAGTCTGGGTTGATGAAAGGTTCAAAATGACTCTAACCTGACTGTTTGGTGGATAGCTAAAGAGCTCCCCTTTAGGGTTCTTCATTGTACAGGAGATGGAGCGGTTCATCAAGCGAGTCACTCTCAGCTCAGGGACACTCAACTTCCCTTTTAGAACCGTGTCTTGGATCAGAGGAAAACTTGGAGACCTGAAAAGATCAAAAGCATCACTTAGGtaagtaaggtaaggtaagtttatttacaggggttggacaatgaaactgaaacacctggttttagaccacattaatttattagtatggtgtagggcctccttttgcggccaatacagcatcaattcatcttgggaatgacatatacaagtcctgcacagtggtcagagggattttaagccattcttcttgcaggatactggccaggtcactacgtgatactggtggaggaaaacgtttccagactcgctcctccaaaacaccccaaagtggctcaataatatttagatctggtgactgtgcaggccatgggtgatgttcaacttcactttcatgttcatcaaacaaatctttcaccagttttgctgtgtgtattggtgcattgtcatcctgatacccggcaccaccttcaggatacaatgtttgaaccattgaatgcacatggtcctcaagaatggttcggtagtccttggcagtgacgtgcccatctagcacaagtattgggccaagggaatcccatgatatggcagcccaaaccatcactgatccacccccatgcttcactctgggcatgcaacatttggggcttctccacaccgtaactctcacggatgtggggaaaacagtaaaggtggactcatcagagaacaatacatgtttcacattgtccacaacccaagatttgtgctccttgcgccattgaaaccaacgtttggcattggcattgtcatggagtgacattttggactttgtgggttcttgtgatggtttattttgtaatttagattatccttatggctctttgtttatttcttaggttattgtttctatgttcccctctagtttctctgtttactttagttcatagttattctagttctttatttcctcctctggtttattctcttgcttagtttgtgttttctgtcctttcgctcttcctcagcctttgtgtttgtttcacctgttcctgctctTTCCCTGcccccttgtcgcacctgttccctgttccgttgattatctgcttttgttatttccccagtatattagttggtttggtgtctctgttctgggctggttccttctgttattcTGTTGATTACCCCTTTCCttaccatgactatgttttgtttttgcttcgcttatgctacgttttgccaaagtacctgcagtgttgtaaatgttttggattttgtctctggattcatacctgcagtgtttttgttacgtttcgaccttttttaagaataaactatgatgcggctaccgagctcttgtctgcgctttggtccgacccaagatccttcttcgacaggcatgagtgaccaaaggtttggctatagcagctatattgaccctgtggagctcccaacggacagttctggtgtaaacaggagaattgaggtgcacatttaatacTGCCGTGATTTCGGCAGCCgtggatttatgttttttggatacaatccgggttagcacccgaacatccctttcagacagcttcctcttgcgtccacagttaattctgttggatgtggttcgtccttcttggtggtatgctgacattaccctggataccgtggctcttgatacatcacaaagacttgctgtcttggtcacagatgcgccagcaagacgtgcgccaacaatttgtcctcttttgaactctggtatgtcacccataatgttgtgtgcatttcaatattttgagcaaaactgtgctcttaccctgctaattgaaccttcacactctgctcttactggtgcaatgtgcaatcaatgaagactggctaccaggctggtccaatttagccatgaaacctcccacactaaaatgactggtgtttcagtttcattgtccaacccctgtatatagcacttttcagcaacgagacactcaaagcattGTACATGCAATTTCagtacaatcacaaagaaaataaacacagacacagacacagaaaaacaaattaaatgataaaatcaaacaacagaggtaatttaaaaaataaaataaagagaatagaacaagaaaatgaaaggaaaattggactgaaaacgtaactaccGTAATTAtgcttagatggcacagtcaaaggccactctaaagaaataagtttttaatcttcatttaaagcaacttagggttttggcgcttttacagttttctgggagtctaTTCCAAATTAGTgtagcataagaactaaaagctgtttggttctggttctgtgtatacagagtagatttgagcgagatgacctgataGGTCttggtggttgatacactgacaacaagtctgtaatgtattttggtgctaagccattcaatgatttatagactaacagaagtattttaaactattctctgagctacagggagtcagtgtagggactttagaaccggggtgatgtgctccactttcttagttctagtgaggacacggacagcagcgttctggatcaactgcagctgtctgatcgacctTTTAGGCAGAcatgtgaagacaccgttgcagtaatcaattctactaaatatgaacgcattaattagtttttcaaggtcctgctgagacattagtcctttaatcctggagatgttttttaggtgatagaaggccgacctagttactacctttatgtgcctctgaaagttcaggtctgagtccatcactacacccaagtttcgagcctgactggtggtttctggCTGcagtaactgaagctgtgtgctatcttttaaacgctcttcctttggtccaaagattattacttcagttttgttttgattcagctgaagaaaattttggcccatccatgcattgatttcttctaagcatttacccagcgcttgaatgggttcatggtcacctggtgacatcgtaacgtatagctgtgtgtcgtctgcatagttatgataacttacattgttgtttatttaaatctgagttagggggagcatgtagatattgaataggaggggccctaagatggacccttggggaacgccacatgtgatttttgtggtctcagatgtaaagttacctactgacacaaaaaagtccctgtccttcaagtaggatttaaaccagttgagtgctgtaccagaaaggccgacccagttttccaagCATTCTAATAAAATTGAGTGataaacagtgttgaatgctgcactaaggcccaataataccagcactgtggttcttccacagtctgcatttatacggatgtcattgaacaccttgataagagcagtctctgtactgtggtgagcacggaagcctgactggaagacatcaaagcggttggtcattgttaggaagttgtttaactgttgaaacacagctttttcaataatctttctgatgaaggggaggtttgatataggcctgtagttctgtagtagcagcttgtccaagttgctctttttcaatagaggtttgataattgctgtttttagggcctgggagaaaacacctgacaaaagggacgtgtttattatttgagttaaatcagatgtcaTTACaagcaaagctttcttaaggaaagctgtgggtaaaagatcgaaacagcaggaagaagagcttagttgctgtatgatttattctaagattttgcagtttatttggtgaaattgggaaattctgtcaaaatcagttctagttggagacaacattggtacaggagttgatgtggatgtgctgactgcctctctgaccATTTGGGTTTTTTTAGTAAAGAATTTagtaaattcattgcaggccctggtagagtggagttcagatgctacagttacaggagggtttgttaacctgtcgaccgtggcaaataatgcacgaggattgtttatgtttttgctgatgatctcagaaaagaaagattctcttgcatttttcagttctaggttatatctgtatagtctttctttattgtttatattgtgAACTTGGAGTCCAGTaattcgccacctgcgttcagcttttcgacactgctttttttcacttctgactggtggagcacttctccatggagacattttcttcccagaaacgactttcactttaattggagcaattgaatcaatgatgtccaagattttagaatgaaagttatctaccagctcatctacagtgttacagggcaaagtggaggtaaaagagtaaatctggttaaaggtttcagcagcaccgtccttaaagatgcgttttcttatcatgtctctttggcaaactgagtcattgcagatgatgctttcaaaaataacagaaacgtggtcagatagggcaacatcagttacagacaccttggaaatgtttagacccttagtaatgatcaagtccaaaatatgtccctgtttgtgtgtttgctgtttaacatgttgagtcaaaccaaaatttctaagagtgtcacatagatctattgcacttttGTCTTCAGGAtggtccatgtgaatgttgaagtctcccacaataattaaacagtcataatcaacacatatcacagataaaagctcattaaaatcactgaaaaagtttgttttagacttaggaggcctgtaaatattcaagaacatggttcggacagggctctttacccagagagccaaatattcaaaagagtcaaatttgcccagaaatacttttttacagtggccacccctccaccttttctttgccgtctgctctcacaaagaaaattgtagtttggaggtgtcgactctatcagaatgggagcttcattaaattcatgtaaccatgtttctgttaaaaacataacatcaagattgtggtcagtaatgaagtcattgattaaaaatgattttcctgacagagaactaatgttcaataaagccagtttatattaCTTAGTTGCttatattaactctgtgtctggttgtacctgacagtttatggctttttttgattgtttattactgtctgttatcattttggctttgttctttctgtcacgtataatcagaatcagaatcagaggggagagtctcaaagagtctgtgaccggggtgggagggatcagccagaatcttccctgcccgcttcagggtcctggaggtgtacagttcctggagcgacagtagactgcagccaatcaccttctcagcagaccgaatgacacgctgcagcctgcccttatccttggctgtagcagcggcgtaccagatggtgatggaggaggtgaggatggactcaatgatggctgtgtagaagtgcaccatcatagtctttggcaggttgaatttcttcagctgctgcggcagaacatcctctgctgggctttcttgatgagggagctgatgtttggctcccacttgagatcctgggagatgatggttcccaggaagcggaaagattccacagtgtcaattgtggagtcacagagggtgatgggggcaggtggggctgggttctgcctgaagtccacaaccatctccactgtctttagagcgttgagctcaaggttgttctggctgcaccagtccaacagatggtccacctcccatctgtacgcggactcgtcaccatcagagatgagtccgatcagggtggtgtcgtccg is from Girardinichthys multiradiatus isolate DD_20200921_A chromosome 4, DD_fGirMul_XY1, whole genome shotgun sequence and encodes:
- the parp6a gene encoding protein mono-ADP-ribosyltransferase PARP6a isoform X3, whose translation is MDIKGQCWTDEESDGENESEQFLYGIQGSCAADLYRHPQLDADIEAVKDIYTDSAISVREYGTIDDVDIDLHINIGFLDEEVATAWKVIRTEPIILRLRFSLSQYLDGPEPSVEVFQPSNKEGFSLGLQLKKILSTFTSQQWKHLSNEFLKAQQEKRHSWFKAGGTIKKFRAGLSIFSPIPKSPSFPLIQDTVLKGKLSVPELRVTRLMNRSISCTMKNPKGELFSYPPNSQTVAVPAARAPAQITTRQLIELFFSSQAGGHCKNIPTLEYGFLVQIMKYSEQRLPTLNEYCVVCDEQHVFQNGSMLKPAVCTRELCVFSFYTLGVMSGAAEEVATGAEVVDLLVAMCRAALESPRKSIIFEPYPSVVDPNDPKTLAFNPKKKNYERLQKALDSVMSIREMTQGSYLEIKKQMDKLDPLAHPLLQWIISSNRSHIVKLPLSRQLKFMHTSHQFLLLSSPPAKEARFRTAKKLYGSTFAFHGSHIENWHSVLRNGLVNASYTKLQLHGAAYGKGIYLSPISSISFGYSGMGKGQHRMPTKDELVQRYNRMNTIPQSRPIQSRFLQSRNLNCIALCEVITSKDLQKHGNIWVCPVSDHVCTRFFFVYEDGQVGDANINTQEPKVQKEIMRVIGTQIYSS
- the parp6a gene encoding protein mono-ADP-ribosyltransferase PARP6a isoform X1, with product MDIKGQCWTDEESDGENESEQFLYGIQCCLLQGSCAADLYRHPQLDADIEAVKDIYTDSAISVREYGTIDDVDIDLHINIGFLDEEVATAWKVIRTEPIILRLRFSLSQYLDGPEPSVEVFQPSNKEGFSLGLQLKKILSTFTSQQWKHLSNEFLKAQQEKRHSWFKAGGTIKKFRAGLSIFSPIPKSPSFPLIQDTVLKGKLSVPELRVTRLMNRSISCTMKNPKGELFSYPPNSQTVAVPAARAPAQITTRQLIELFFSSQAGGHCKNIPTLEYGFLVQIMKYSEQRLPTLNEYCVVCDEQHVFQNGSMLKPAVCTRELCVFSFYTLGVMSGAAEEVATGAEVVDLLVAMCRAALESPRKSIIFEPYPSVVDPNDPKTLAFNPKKKNYERLQKALDSVMSIREMTQGSYLEIKKQMDKLDPLAHPLLQWIISSNRSHIVKLPLSRQLKFMHTSHQFLLLSSPPAKEARFRTAKKLYGSTFAFHGSHIENWHSVLRNGLVNASYTKLQLHGAAYGKGIYLSPISSISFGYSGMGKGQHRMPTKDELVQRYNRMNTIPQSRPIQSRFLQSRNLNCIALCEVITSKDLQKHGNIWVCPVSDHVCTRFFFVYEDGQVGDANINTQEPKVQKEIMRVIGTQIYSS
- the parp6a gene encoding protein mono-ADP-ribosyltransferase PARP6a isoform X2 codes for the protein MDIKGQCWTDEESDGENESEQFLYGIQCCLLQGSCAADLYRHPQLDADIEAVKDIYTDSAISVREYGTIDDVDIDLHINIGFLDEEVATAWKVIRTEPIILRLRFSLSQYLDGPEPSVEVFQPSNKEGFSLGLQLKKILSTFTSQQWKHLSNEFLKAQQEKRHSWFKAGGTIKKFRAGLSIFSPIPKSPSFPLIQDTVLKGKLSVPELRVTRLMNRSISCTMKNPKGELFSYPPNSQTVAVPAARAPAQITTRQLIELFFSSQAGGHCKNIPTLEYGFLVQIMKYSEQRLPTLNEYCVVCDEQHVFQNGSMLKPAVCTRELCVFSFYTLGVMSGAAEEVATGAEVVDLLVAMCRAALESPRKSIIFEPYPSVVDPNDPKTLAFNPKKNYERLQKALDSVMSIREMTQGSYLEIKKQMDKLDPLAHPLLQWIISSNRSHIVKLPLSRQLKFMHTSHQFLLLSSPPAKEARFRTAKKLYGSTFAFHGSHIENWHSVLRNGLVNASYTKLQLHGAAYGKGIYLSPISSISFGYSGMGKGQHRMPTKDELVQRYNRMNTIPQSRPIQSRFLQSRNLNCIALCEVITSKDLQKHGNIWVCPVSDHVCTRFFFVYEDGQVGDANINTQEPKVQKEIMRVIGTQIYSS